The Streptomyces tendae genome has a window encoding:
- a CDS encoding TetR/AcrR family transcriptional regulator yields the protein MVTSSWADAHAQSAASRRRGAVLERAILESALDQLSTVGWNGLTMEGVAAGAQTGKAAVYRRWPSKEDLVADALRAALPEFEKAPDLGSVRADLLELCRRARDAMFSRPGCALRAVIHECDTTEAERFHAVIFTGVVEPTLAMLREVLERGIERGEVRADAANGYVIDAVPAMMMYRSKMCGSEWADGDLEQMIDQLMVPLLRPHGA from the coding sequence ATGGTTACTTCGAGCTGGGCGGACGCCCACGCTCAGTCGGCAGCCTCCCGTCGCCGCGGCGCCGTACTGGAACGCGCGATCCTCGAGTCCGCGCTGGACCAGCTCAGTACGGTCGGCTGGAACGGCCTGACGATGGAGGGTGTCGCCGCCGGCGCCCAGACCGGGAAGGCCGCCGTCTACCGGCGCTGGCCCTCCAAGGAGGACCTCGTCGCGGACGCTCTGCGGGCAGCGCTGCCCGAGTTCGAGAAGGCGCCCGATCTGGGAAGCGTGCGTGCGGACCTGCTGGAGCTGTGCCGCCGGGCCCGGGACGCGATGTTCTCCCGGCCGGGCTGTGCTTTGCGTGCGGTCATTCACGAGTGCGACACCACGGAGGCCGAACGCTTCCACGCGGTGATCTTCACTGGAGTCGTCGAGCCGACTCTGGCCATGCTCCGCGAGGTGCTCGAGCGCGGAATCGAGCGGGGAGAGGTGCGCGCCGACGCCGCCAACGGCTACGTGATCGACGCCGTGCCGGCGATGATGATGTACCGGTCGAAGATGTGCGGCAGCGAATGGGCCGATGGCGATCTGGAGCAGATGATCGACCAGTTGATGGTCCCGCTGCTGCGGCCGCACGGCGCCTGA
- a CDS encoding ribonuclease HII, translating to MPYEPPTHTVERSLRATTGAKIVAGVDEVGRGAWAGPVTVCAAITGLRRPPEGLTDSKLLTVKRRTELAEILRSWVTSYALGHASPEEIDDMGMTAALRLAACRALEGLPVRPDAVILDGKHDYLGSPWQVRTVIKGDQSCVAVAAASVIAKVQRDKMMAELGLAHADFGFADNAGYPSPVHRAALEVRGPTPYHRLSWAYLDALPQWRHLKKVRTWTEGRVPAIEGQLGFDF from the coding sequence ATGCCGTACGAACCACCTACTCACACCGTCGAGCGCTCACTCCGCGCCACGACCGGAGCGAAGATCGTTGCAGGTGTCGACGAGGTGGGGCGTGGCGCGTGGGCCGGCCCGGTCACCGTCTGTGCGGCGATCACCGGACTGCGCCGTCCCCCCGAGGGACTCACCGACTCCAAGCTCCTCACCGTCAAGCGCCGCACGGAGCTCGCCGAGATACTGCGGAGCTGGGTGACGTCGTACGCCCTGGGGCACGCGTCGCCCGAGGAGATCGACGACATGGGGATGACCGCCGCGCTCCGGCTCGCGGCCTGCCGCGCGCTGGAAGGGCTGCCGGTCCGGCCCGACGCGGTCATCCTCGACGGCAAGCACGACTACCTCGGCTCGCCCTGGCAGGTCCGGACGGTCATCAAGGGCGACCAGTCGTGCGTCGCCGTGGCGGCCGCGTCGGTCATCGCCAAGGTCCAGCGCGACAAAATGATGGCCGAACTGGGCCTCGCCCATGCAGACTTCGGTTTCGCGGACAACGCCGGGTATCCGTCCCCCGTGCACAGGGCCGCGCTGGAGGTCCGGGGACCCACTCCGTACCACCGGCTGTCGTGGGCGTATCTTGATGCGCTGCCCCAGTGGCGGCACCTCAAGAAGGTCCGCACCTGGACGGAAGGGC